From one Thermoanaerobaculia bacterium genomic stretch:
- a CDS encoding TauD/TfdA family dioxygenase, with product MAAFAGARHSIAPSLLGAAPGRSGVLPRFEVSAEGIDLAGWSSERRGAIDAALERAGAVLFRGFDLPGASAFEKAAEALCGPLAGNYGDLPRGALGGKVYGATPYPPELPILFHHEGAHTARWPRRIAFFCLSPAAEGGETVIADGRRVFERLPAAARERFERAGVVYLRRFTPGIDVAWEAYFGTGDRAEVEERCRADGIAWEWTADGGLRIRQRRPAVIRRNGARVFFNQILLHHPACLPADVREALADLLPEDDFPRRVAWGDGSPIPDGVVAEVRGAAEAEAAAVSWRRGDLLLVDNTLAAHGRRAYAGKRRIAVAMAALLEGDGNENDDNG from the coding sequence ATGGCGGCTTTCGCGGGCGCCCGGCATTCGATCGCCCCGTCGCTTCTCGGCGCCGCCCCCGGCCGTTCGGGGGTGCTCCCGCGCTTCGAGGTGTCCGCCGAAGGGATCGACCTCGCGGGCTGGTCCTCGGAGCGCCGCGGCGCGATCGACGCGGCGCTCGAGCGCGCCGGCGCCGTCCTCTTCCGCGGCTTCGACCTGCCGGGCGCGTCCGCGTTCGAGAAGGCGGCGGAGGCGTTGTGCGGCCCGCTCGCCGGAAATTACGGCGATCTCCCGCGCGGCGCGCTCGGAGGGAAAGTGTACGGAGCCACGCCGTATCCGCCAGAGCTCCCGATCCTCTTCCATCACGAGGGGGCGCACACGGCCCGCTGGCCGAGACGGATCGCCTTCTTCTGCCTCTCGCCCGCGGCGGAAGGGGGCGAAACCGTGATCGCCGACGGGCGCCGGGTCTTCGAGCGGCTCCCCGCCGCGGCACGGGAGCGGTTCGAACGCGCGGGCGTCGTCTACCTGCGCCGCTTCACCCCGGGAATCGACGTCGCGTGGGAGGCGTACTTCGGCACGGGCGACCGGGCGGAGGTCGAGGAGCGGTGCCGCGCCGACGGCATCGCCTGGGAATGGACGGCGGACGGAGGCCTGCGGATCCGGCAGCGGCGTCCCGCGGTGATCCGGCGCAACGGCGCCCGGGTCTTTTTCAACCAGATCCTCCTGCACCATCCGGCGTGCCTGCCCGCCGACGTGCGCGAGGCGCTCGCCGATCTCCTGCCGGAAGACGACTTCCCGCGCCGCGTCGCGTGGGGCGACGGTTCGCCGATTCCCGACGGAGTCGTCGCGGAGGTTCGGGGGGCGGCCGAGGCGGAAGCCGCCGCGGTGTCGTGGCGGCGCGGCGATCTGCTCCTCGTCGACAACACGCTCGCGGCGCACGGCCGCCGGGCGTACGCCGGAAAGCGGAGGATCGCCGTCGCGATGGCCGCGCTGTTGGAGGGAGATGGAAATGAGAACGATGACAATGGATGA
- a CDS encoding non-ribosomal peptide synthetase, whose amino-acid sequence MRTMTMDERLSPAATPAGSAAGLWAEPTPFPALAMHELFEAQAARHANRTAVAGPGGSMTYGDLDRAAENVSALLEQRGVAPGSFVAVCADPSPEAIAAILGIWKAGGVWVALHPDQPAARLSRQLAQSRARWYFADVRASALFDFGDAAVLPLEAGRMRGRGRRRASISNPADPAYGIFTSGSTGEPKLALLRHDGLVNYTMFVWQQLLEGEEGLRFATPSSLAADLGHTCLFPALASAGTIDIPPRDVTRDPALFPAFVRDRAIDVLKIVPSHFAALSSAESAGVPRRLLVFGGEPLSPDLARAAAAGGCRVVNHYGPTEATVGALVHRFDPSEPLEGETVPIGRPIANVRAYVIDETGRTAPPGAAGELWIGGAGVGEGYFDRPGETAPRFVADPFVPGGRAYRTGDRVRALTGGSLEFLGRIDDQVKIRGHRVEPGEVAAALRRHPAVGRAAVAVRRAGAEAELVACVVPRPDERPDVRDLREFAARELPDAWIPARIAVVDELPLSASGKVDLARIAAGAPARPRTPPRNPVEEWIAGIWKETLGLPEIGVDESFFELGGHSLVAMRVMARIRRELPVPLPLPAIFQNPTIAGLAEAVSRACGKESADAPAIPAGSAAKAS is encoded by the coding sequence ATGAGAACGATGACAATGGATGAGCGCCTGTCCCCGGCGGCAACGCCGGCCGGCTCCGCCGCGGGCTTGTGGGCGGAGCCGACGCCGTTCCCCGCACTCGCCATGCACGAGCTCTTCGAGGCTCAGGCCGCGCGGCACGCGAACCGGACCGCGGTCGCCGGCCCCGGGGGATCGATGACGTATGGGGATCTCGACCGTGCGGCGGAAAACGTTTCCGCGCTCCTCGAACAACGCGGAGTCGCCCCGGGATCCTTCGTCGCGGTTTGCGCGGACCCGTCGCCGGAGGCGATCGCGGCGATCCTCGGAATCTGGAAGGCCGGCGGCGTCTGGGTGGCGCTCCATCCGGACCAGCCCGCGGCGCGTCTATCCCGCCAGCTCGCGCAATCGCGGGCCCGGTGGTATTTCGCCGACGTCCGCGCGTCGGCGCTTTTCGACTTCGGCGACGCGGCGGTCCTCCCGCTGGAAGCCGGCCGCATGCGCGGTCGCGGACGACGGCGCGCTTCGATCTCGAACCCCGCCGATCCGGCCTACGGAATCTTCACCTCCGGTTCGACCGGCGAGCCGAAGCTCGCGCTCCTCCGGCACGACGGCCTCGTCAACTACACGATGTTCGTCTGGCAGCAGCTCCTCGAGGGGGAGGAGGGCCTGCGCTTCGCGACGCCGTCGAGCCTCGCCGCCGATCTCGGCCATACGTGCCTCTTCCCGGCGCTCGCGTCGGCGGGGACGATCGACATCCCGCCGCGGGACGTCACGCGCGATCCCGCTCTCTTCCCCGCTTTCGTTCGCGACCGCGCGATCGACGTCCTGAAGATCGTCCCGTCGCATTTCGCGGCGCTCTCGTCCGCTGAGAGCGCGGGCGTGCCCCGCCGGCTGCTCGTCTTCGGCGGCGAGCCGCTCTCGCCGGATCTCGCCCGCGCCGCCGCGGCGGGCGGCTGCCGCGTCGTGAATCACTACGGCCCCACCGAAGCGACGGTCGGCGCGCTGGTCCACCGGTTCGACCCGTCCGAGCCGCTCGAGGGGGAGACGGTGCCGATCGGCCGTCCGATCGCGAACGTCCGCGCCTACGTGATCGACGAAACGGGACGGACCGCCCCGCCCGGGGCGGCCGGCGAGCTGTGGATCGGCGGCGCGGGAGTGGGGGAGGGATATTTCGACCGGCCGGGGGAGACCGCCCCGCGATTCGTCGCCGACCCGTTCGTCCCCGGCGGGAGAGCGTACCGGACCGGAGACCGGGTCCGCGCGCTCACCGGCGGCTCCCTCGAGTTCCTCGGGCGGATCGACGACCAGGTGAAGATCCGCGGTCATCGCGTCGAGCCGGGCGAAGTCGCCGCGGCGCTCCGCCGTCACCCGGCGGTCGGTCGCGCGGCGGTCGCGGTCCGGCGTGCGGGTGCGGAGGCGGAGCTCGTCGCGTGCGTCGTCCCGAGACCGGACGAACGGCCCGACGTCCGGGACCTGCGCGAATTCGCGGCCCGCGAGCTTCCCGATGCGTGGATTCCCGCGCGGATCGCGGTCGTCGACGAGCTCCCGCTCTCCGCGTCGGGAAAGGTCGATCTCGCCCGGATCGCCGCGGGGGCGCCGGCGCGTCCCCGGACCCCCCCGCGCAACCCGGTCGAGGAGTGGATCGCGGGGATCTGGAAGGAGACGCTCGGCCTTCCCGAGATCGGCGTCGACGAGAGCTTCTTCGAGCTCGGAGGGCACTCGCTCGTCGCGATGCGCGTGATGGCGCGGATCCGGCGCGAGCTCCCGGTCCCGCTTCCCCTCCCGGCGATCTTCCAGAACCCGACGATCGCGGGACTCGCGGAGGCGGTTTCCCGCGCGTGCGGAAAGGAGTCGGCGGACGCGCCGGCGATCCCCGCCGGAAGCGCGGCGAAGGCGTCATGA
- a CDS encoding amino acid adenylation domain-containing protein: MSDTADRLAQRALAALDLGAPGPAAGPRRRESRQTAPLSFAQRRVWFLEELEPGLPVQNVARVVRLEGPLDEEAFARAVGAIVERHESLRTTLENESGEPRQRIHPPAAVPLEIDPLAGISGDREAAALSRAAHEARRPFDLERGPLARGVLIRISADRRLFVWTMHHVISDAASVPVFLRELAALYGALVSGERPCLPELPVQYGDFAEWQRRTMTDETLEGPLRRALRRLEGAPPVVELPTDRPRGARQTFTGGRLRRTLSSETGSELRAAARRHGMTLFMFLLAAFELLISRWTGSDDVVVGTPISGRKRLETENLIGLFVNMLVVRVDCSGDPTVSDFLARVRDEALDAFDRESLPFEKLVEAIRPERLLSHTPVFQLMFNFHGDLDAAPPFPGLQVSIEPIDNGAAPFDVTLTVGEDREGPIGLWSYNRDLFEAATVERMASHFENVLAGLAQGADRRLSAIDLAGAAEREALRRLSAGPEPEAGDPATVAGLFADRLRRFPDSVAVSFGSERLTAAELDRESDRLAAALRAAGAGPERRVAVFLDRSVRLATALLAVVKSGAAFVPLDPSHPRERIDAIVADSGASLVLTDRAGEANDACPSLPAVLVDGPAVPGDDLRGGSAGPENAAYVLYTSGSTGRPKGVVVEHRSLVNLVRSMVREPGAKDSDVWLAVTPATFDIAIAEIFVPLASGAKLVVASREDSADPSALARLLRGSRATILQATPATWAMLVADGWEGKPDLKILSGGEALSGELARALLGRGREVWNLYGPTETTIWSAVGRVEDPGPGTVPIGRPIAGTSLHVVDPRLRLVPFGVAGELAIGGEGVARGYLGRPEETRERFVPNPFGPGRLYRTGDRVRRRADGAIDFLGRFDAQVKVRGVRVEPGEVEAALEDDPDVLGAVVVAAGEGAERRLAAFVRAGRRVAASSLRERLRRLLPEPMIPSEFVFVDAFPLTASGKVDRRALASRAPERRSTGEAPRTATETLVARTWAEILRVGEIGVDQNFFELGGHSLLATRILARLRSIFEVEIPLRVLFEQPTVAGLAGEIARRAEAAAAR, encoded by the coding sequence ATGAGCGACACCGCGGATCGCCTCGCGCAGCGCGCCCTCGCCGCGCTCGATCTCGGCGCTCCGGGCCCGGCGGCCGGGCCGCGGCGGCGCGAATCGCGGCAGACGGCGCCGCTTTCCTTCGCGCAGCGCCGGGTCTGGTTCCTGGAGGAGCTCGAGCCGGGGCTTCCCGTGCAGAACGTCGCCCGCGTGGTGCGTCTGGAAGGCCCGCTCGACGAGGAAGCGTTCGCGCGCGCGGTCGGGGCGATCGTGGAGCGCCACGAGTCGCTCCGGACGACTCTCGAGAACGAATCCGGCGAGCCCCGGCAGAGGATCCATCCCCCGGCCGCGGTGCCGCTCGAGATCGATCCGCTCGCCGGGATTTCAGGCGACCGCGAGGCGGCCGCGCTCTCCCGCGCCGCCCATGAAGCGCGGCGCCCCTTCGATCTCGAACGGGGTCCGCTCGCGCGGGGAGTCCTGATCCGGATTTCCGCGGATCGGCGGCTCTTCGTCTGGACGATGCACCACGTCATCTCGGACGCCGCGTCCGTCCCGGTCTTCCTGCGCGAGCTCGCCGCGCTCTACGGCGCGTTGGTCTCCGGGGAGCGCCCGTGTCTCCCGGAGCTTCCGGTCCAGTACGGCGACTTCGCGGAGTGGCAGCGGCGGACCATGACCGACGAAACGCTCGAGGGGCCGCTCCGGCGGGCCCTCCGGCGTCTCGAGGGGGCGCCCCCGGTCGTCGAGCTTCCGACGGACCGGCCGAGGGGGGCGCGCCAGACCTTCACCGGGGGACGTCTGAGACGGACGCTCTCTTCGGAGACGGGCAGCGAGCTCCGGGCGGCCGCCCGGCGGCACGGGATGACGCTCTTCATGTTCCTGCTCGCCGCCTTCGAGCTCCTGATCTCGCGGTGGACGGGGAGCGACGACGTCGTCGTGGGGACGCCGATCTCCGGGCGAAAGCGCCTCGAGACGGAGAACCTGATCGGTCTCTTCGTCAACATGCTCGTCGTCCGGGTCGATTGCTCCGGCGACCCGACCGTCTCCGACTTCCTCGCGCGCGTCCGCGACGAAGCGCTCGACGCGTTCGACCGGGAGAGCCTTCCGTTCGAGAAGCTCGTCGAGGCGATCCGCCCGGAGCGGCTGCTGAGCCACACGCCCGTCTTCCAGCTCATGTTCAACTTCCACGGCGACCTCGACGCCGCCCCGCCCTTCCCCGGATTGCAAGTCTCGATCGAGCCGATCGACAACGGCGCCGCGCCGTTCGACGTGACCCTGACGGTCGGGGAAGACCGCGAGGGCCCGATTGGCCTCTGGTCCTACAACCGGGACCTCTTCGAGGCGGCGACCGTCGAACGGATGGCGTCTCATTTCGAGAACGTGCTCGCGGGCCTCGCGCAAGGCGCGGACCGCAGGCTCTCCGCGATCGACCTCGCCGGAGCGGCCGAACGCGAGGCGCTCCGGCGTCTCTCGGCCGGACCGGAGCCCGAGGCCGGTGATCCCGCGACCGTCGCCGGCCTCTTCGCCGATCGGCTCCGGCGCTTCCCGGACTCGGTCGCCGTCTCGTTCGGAAGCGAGCGGCTCACCGCCGCGGAGCTCGACCGCGAGTCGGACCGCCTCGCGGCCGCGCTGCGCGCCGCGGGGGCGGGGCCGGAGCGCAGGGTGGCCGTGTTCCTCGACCGGTCGGTCCGTCTCGCGACGGCGTTGCTCGCGGTCGTGAAATCGGGGGCCGCCTTCGTTCCGCTCGACCCGTCGCATCCGCGCGAGCGGATCGACGCGATCGTCGCGGACTCGGGCGCATCGCTCGTCCTGACCGATCGCGCCGGCGAGGCGAACGACGCGTGCCCGTCGCTTCCGGCGGTGCTCGTCGACGGACCGGCGGTGCCGGGCGACGATCTCCGCGGCGGGTCCGCGGGGCCGGAGAACGCGGCCTACGTGCTCTATACCTCGGGATCGACGGGGAGGCCGAAAGGAGTCGTGGTCGAGCACCGGTCGCTCGTCAATCTCGTCCGTTCCATGGTCCGCGAGCCGGGCGCGAAGGACTCCGACGTGTGGCTCGCGGTGACCCCCGCGACGTTCGACATCGCGATCGCCGAGATCTTCGTCCCGCTCGCCTCCGGCGCGAAACTCGTCGTCGCCTCCCGCGAGGATTCCGCCGACCCGAGCGCGCTCGCGCGTCTCCTCCGCGGGTCGAGGGCGACGATCCTCCAGGCGACGCCCGCCACCTGGGCGATGCTCGTGGCCGACGGGTGGGAGGGGAAGCCGGACCTGAAGATCCTGTCGGGCGGCGAGGCGCTCTCGGGAGAGCTCGCGCGCGCGCTCCTCGGCCGAGGCCGGGAGGTGTGGAACCTCTACGGTCCGACCGAGACGACGATCTGGTCCGCCGTCGGCCGCGTCGAAGACCCGGGACCGGGGACGGTTCCGATCGGGCGCCCGATCGCCGGCACGTCGCTGCACGTCGTCGATCCGCGACTCCGGCTCGTTCCGTTCGGGGTCGCGGGAGAGCTCGCGATCGGCGGGGAAGGGGTTGCGCGCGGATACCTCGGACGTCCGGAGGAGACGCGCGAGCGGTTCGTGCCGAACCCGTTCGGCCCGGGAAGGCTCTACCGGACGGGAGACCGCGTGCGACGGCGCGCCGACGGCGCGATCGATTTCCTCGGACGGTTCGACGCTCAGGTGAAGGTCCGCGGAGTGCGCGTCGAGCCGGGCGAGGTGGAGGCCGCTCTCGAGGACGATCCCGACGTGCTCGGCGCCGTCGTCGTCGCGGCCGGCGAAGGAGCGGAGCGCCGGCTCGCCGCGTTCGTCCGCGCGGGGCGTCGCGTCGCGGCGTCGTCGCTCCGCGAGCGGCTCCGCCGTCTCTTGCCCGAGCCGATGATTCCGTCCGAATTCGTCTTCGTCGACGCCTTCCCGCTCACGGCATCGGGGAAGGTCGACCGGCGCGCCCTCGCCTCCCGCGCTCCGGAGCGGCGCTCGACGGGAGAGGCGCCGCGCACCGCGACGGAGACGCTCGTCGCGCGGACCTGGGCGGAAATCCTGCGTGTCGGCGAGATCGGCGTCGATCAGAACTTCTTCGAGCTCGGCGGGCACTCGCTGCTCGCCACGCGGATCCTCGCGCGCCTTCGGTCGATCTTCGAGGTCGAGATCCCGCTCCGGGTGCTCTTCGAGCAGCCGACGGTCGCCGGGCTGGCGGGCGAGATCGCGCGGCGCGCGGAAGCGGCGGCGGCGCGATGA
- a CDS encoding 4'-phosphopantetheinyl transferase superfamily protein, with protein MTLPSIGAGEAHAWWCDLRGIAAERIAAWGQLLDPAERERAAAFRFAEDRTRWAAGRGALRELAARYLGASPAELRFEYGPAGKPQLPDAPLRFSLSRSKDAVLIAFTSSGEIGADLERVRAGYDGSDIAGKFFAPAEVASLAALPEGTRSEAFFRVWTAKEAYLKGRGDGLGFPLDAFEVRADGGGPRRLRAHRDPDEVGRWWLVPLTPAAGYVAALAVTGEPPALRLFEAGRP; from the coding sequence ATGACGCTCCCCTCGATCGGCGCCGGCGAAGCGCACGCGTGGTGGTGCGACCTGCGCGGGATCGCGGCGGAGAGGATCGCCGCGTGGGGGCAACTGCTCGATCCCGCCGAGCGCGAGCGGGCGGCGGCGTTCCGGTTCGCGGAGGACCGGACGCGCTGGGCGGCCGGCCGGGGCGCGCTGCGGGAGCTCGCCGCGCGATATCTCGGCGCGTCGCCCGCGGAGCTGCGGTTCGAATACGGTCCCGCGGGGAAACCGCAGCTCCCGGACGCTCCGCTCCGGTTCAGTCTGTCCCGATCGAAGGACGCCGTCCTGATCGCGTTCACGTCGTCCGGGGAGATCGGCGCCGATCTCGAGCGCGTCCGGGCCGGATACGACGGATCCGATATCGCGGGCAAGTTTTTTGCTCCCGCGGAGGTCGCGTCTTTGGCGGCCCTGCCCGAAGGCACCCGTTCCGAAGCTTTTTTTCGTGTCTGGACGGCAAAGGAGGCCTATCTGAAAGGACGGGGAGATGGACTCGGTTTCCCGCTCGACGCGTTCGAGGTACGGGCCGACGGCGGCGGGCCGCGTCGCCTGCGCGCGCATCGCGATCCCGACGAGGTCGGACGGTGGTGGCTCGTGCCGCTGACGCCGGCGGCCGGCTACGTCGCGGCGCTCGCCGTGACCGGGGAGCCCCCGGCGCTGCGGCTCTTCGAGGCGGGGCGGCCGTGA
- a CDS encoding ABC transporter permease: MSAVVDTAERPTFVIRPSRGWMSLGLSEIWDYRELLYFLVWRDVKVRYKQTALGAAWAVLQPLMTMIVFTVFFGKLANVGSEGLPYPIFSYAGLLPWTFFAQGLSMSSDSLVGSSALIKRVYFPRLVIPMSSVLAGTVDFSIAFVILLGMMLGYHVHPTAGVVLLPLFLLLALTTSLGVGVWLSALNVEYRDVKYVVPFVVQLWLFVTPVIYPSAKVTKWLVSHGLPGWLYGLNPMTGVVEGFRWALLGSGARPGPVVAASAVVSVSMLVAGAYYFRRMERTFADVV; this comes from the coding sequence GTGAGCGCCGTCGTCGATACCGCGGAGCGGCCGACCTTCGTCATCCGCCCGTCGCGCGGGTGGATGTCGCTCGGGCTCTCGGAGATCTGGGATTACCGGGAGCTCCTGTACTTCCTCGTCTGGCGCGACGTCAAGGTCCGGTACAAGCAGACCGCGCTCGGCGCCGCATGGGCCGTGCTCCAGCCGCTGATGACGATGATCGTGTTCACCGTTTTCTTCGGCAAGCTCGCCAACGTCGGATCCGAGGGGCTGCCGTATCCGATCTTCTCGTATGCGGGGCTGCTGCCGTGGACGTTCTTCGCGCAGGGGCTCTCGATGTCGTCGGACAGCCTCGTCGGGTCCTCGGCGCTGATCAAGCGGGTCTACTTTCCGCGCCTCGTGATCCCGATGTCGTCGGTGCTCGCGGGCACGGTCGACTTTTCGATCGCGTTCGTGATCCTGCTCGGCATGATGCTGGGTTACCACGTGCACCCGACGGCGGGCGTCGTCCTCCTCCCGCTCTTCCTGCTGCTCGCCCTGACGACGTCCCTCGGCGTCGGGGTCTGGCTCTCCGCCTTGAACGTCGAATACCGCGACGTCAAGTACGTCGTCCCTTTCGTCGTCCAGCTCTGGCTCTTCGTCACGCCCGTCATCTATCCCTCCGCGAAAGTGACGAAGTGGCTCGTTTCGCACGGCCTCCCGGGATGGCTTTACGGCTTGAATCCGATGACCGGCGTCGTCGAGGGTTTCCGTTGGGCGCTGCTCGGCTCGGGCGCGCGGCCGGGCCCCGTCGTGGCCGCGAGCGCCGTCGTATCCGTTTCGATGCTCGTCGCCGGCGCCTACTACTTCCGCCGGATGGAGAGGACCTTCGCCGATGTGGTCTGA
- a CDS encoding N-acetylneuraminate synthase family protein, giving the protein MWSEGRRFREALPGPRAAGGGCVVIGEVAQAHDGSLGMAHAFIDAIADAGADAVKFQTHIAAAESTPAEPWRVRFSPQDATRYDYWKRMEFSEEGWRGLRAHADDRGLWFLSSPFSRAAVDLLDRVGVAAWKVASGETGSGELLETILATGRPVILSTGMSGWPEIDAAVAKVRGRGVPLALLQCTSAYPCPPEKIGLNVLELYRQRYGVPAGLSDHSGKIFPGLAAATLGADVVEVHVAFSRRMFGPDVPVSLVPEELALLVEGIRFIETMRAHPVDKDAAAREAAPLRGLFTKSVVAGRDLPAGTILTREVLAVKKPGSGIPAARLPELVGARLVRDVRADELLAPADLEVAR; this is encoded by the coding sequence ATGTGGTCTGAGGGAAGGCGGTTCCGCGAGGCGCTCCCCGGCCCGCGGGCGGCGGGCGGCGGATGCGTCGTGATCGGCGAGGTTGCGCAGGCGCACGACGGGAGCCTCGGGATGGCGCACGCCTTCATCGACGCGATCGCCGACGCCGGCGCCGACGCCGTCAAGTTCCAGACCCACATCGCCGCCGCCGAGAGCACGCCCGCCGAGCCCTGGCGGGTCCGGTTCTCCCCGCAGGACGCGACGCGCTACGACTACTGGAAACGGATGGAGTTCTCCGAGGAGGGGTGGCGGGGGCTGAGAGCGCACGCGGACGATCGGGGTCTCTGGTTCCTGAGCTCGCCGTTCTCGCGGGCGGCGGTCGACCTCCTCGACCGGGTCGGCGTCGCCGCGTGGAAGGTCGCCTCGGGGGAGACGGGCAGCGGCGAGCTCCTCGAGACGATCCTCGCGACGGGCCGGCCCGTGATCCTCTCGACGGGGATGAGCGGCTGGCCCGAGATCGACGCCGCGGTCGCGAAGGTGCGCGGACGCGGCGTCCCGCTCGCCCTCCTGCAGTGCACCTCCGCCTACCCGTGCCCTCCGGAGAAAATTGGATTGAACGTGCTCGAGCTCTACCGGCAGCGCTACGGCGTTCCGGCGGGCCTCTCCGACCACTCGGGGAAGATCTTCCCGGGGCTCGCGGCGGCCACTCTCGGCGCCGACGTCGTCGAGGTCCACGTCGCGTTCTCGCGCCGGATGTTCGGCCCCGACGTCCCGGTGTCGCTCGTCCCCGAGGAGCTCGCGCTCCTCGTCGAGGGTATCCGCTTCATCGAGACGATGCGCGCGCATCCCGTCGACAAGGACGCCGCGGCGCGCGAGGCGGCGCCGCTGCGCGGCCTCTTCACGAAGAGCGTCGTCGCGGGCCGAGACCTGCCCGCCGGGACGATCCTGACGCGCGAGGTCCTCGCCGTGAAGAAGCCGGGCAGCGGCATCCCCGCGGCTCGCCTGCCCGAGCTCGTCGGAGCGCGTCTGGTGCGCGACGTGCGCGCCGACGAGCTCCTGGCCCCGGCGGACCTGGAGGTCGCGCGGTGA
- the neuC gene encoding UDP-N-acetylglucosamine 2-epimerase — translation MSARAGAGARKRRVCVTVTARPSYSRIKSAIRAVQEHPDLELQLVVGASALLDRYGSAVRQIEEDGFPIAARVYMVLEGENLASMAKTTGLGLLELATVFDNLKPDVVVTVADRYETLATAVAASYMNIPVAHVQGGEITGSIDEKVRHAVTKLSNLHFVATRPAAERVLRMGEAPDSVFVTGCPSIDVAAEVAADPEIRFDPFGKYGGVGAEIDLSGDYIVVLQHPVTTEYAEAREHAAETLHAIRTLDVPTLWFWPNVDAGSDGTSNAIRSFRETEKPKNIRFFKNMSPADFLRVVRASRCLVGNSSVGIRECAYLGVPVVNVGSRQGGRDRGRNVMDVGYSCREIVAAVRRQHDHGPYASDDVYGNGGAGKTIAGLLAERPLTIEKRLAYA, via the coding sequence GTGAGCGCGCGGGCCGGCGCCGGTGCCCGGAAGCGTCGCGTGTGCGTGACCGTCACGGCGCGTCCGAGCTACAGCCGGATCAAGAGCGCGATCCGCGCGGTGCAGGAGCATCCGGATCTCGAGCTGCAGCTCGTCGTCGGCGCTTCGGCGCTGCTGGACCGCTACGGCTCGGCGGTCCGGCAGATCGAGGAAGACGGTTTCCCGATCGCCGCCCGCGTCTACATGGTCCTCGAGGGAGAGAACCTCGCGTCGATGGCGAAGACGACCGGACTCGGGCTGCTCGAGCTCGCGACCGTCTTCGACAACCTGAAGCCCGACGTCGTCGTGACGGTCGCCGACCGGTACGAGACGCTCGCGACGGCGGTCGCCGCGTCGTACATGAACATTCCCGTCGCGCACGTCCAGGGAGGGGAGATCACCGGCTCGATCGACGAGAAGGTGCGCCACGCGGTGACGAAGCTCTCGAACCTCCACTTCGTCGCGACACGCCCGGCCGCCGAGCGCGTCCTCCGGATGGGGGAGGCCCCCGATTCGGTCTTCGTCACGGGCTGTCCCTCGATCGACGTCGCGGCCGAGGTCGCCGCGGACCCGGAGATCCGGTTCGATCCCTTCGGGAAGTACGGGGGCGTCGGGGCGGAGATCGATCTTTCGGGCGACTACATCGTCGTCCTGCAGCACCCGGTCACGACCGAGTACGCGGAAGCGCGGGAGCACGCGGCCGAGACGCTCCACGCGATCCGCACGCTCGACGTCCCGACGCTCTGGTTCTGGCCCAACGTCGACGCCGGATCCGACGGGACGTCCAACGCGATCCGCTCCTTCCGGGAGACGGAGAAGCCGAAGAACATCCGCTTCTTCAAGAACATGTCACCCGCGGATTTCCTCCGGGTGGTCCGCGCGAGCCGCTGCCTCGTCGGCAACTCGAGCGTCGGGATCCGCGAGTGCGCCTATCTGGGCGTGCCCGTCGTCAACGTCGGCTCGCGGCAGGGAGGCCGCGACCGCGGGCGCAACGTAATGGACGTCGGGTACTCGTGCCGCGAGATCGTCGCCGCGGTCCGCCGCCAGCACGACCACGGACCGTATGCGTCCGACGACGTGTACGGCAACGGCGGCGCGGGGAAAACGATCGCGGGCCTGCTGGCCGAGCGGCCGCTCACGATCGAGAAGCGGCTGGCGTACGCATGA
- a CDS encoding acylneuraminate cytidylyltransferase family protein, translating to MRTLGLVPARGGSKGIPRKNLRALAGRPLLEYTARTALAAASLSKVILSTDDEAIAETGRAAGLAVPFLRPAELAEDDTPTLPVVQHALRWLERHGERYDAVCLLQPTSPFRRPATIDGCVALLERSGADSVISVVPVPAEHNPHWVYFRSDDGLLRLSTGEASPIPRRQALPPAWCRDGSVYVVRAQIVLEGGTLYGDRVAGWISEEDDVVNLDEMDDWRRAEAIAARRAGSAG from the coding sequence ATGAGGACGCTCGGGCTCGTGCCCGCCCGCGGCGGATCGAAAGGCATTCCGCGCAAGAACCTGCGGGCGCTCGCCGGCCGGCCGCTTCTCGAGTACACCGCGCGCACCGCCCTCGCGGCCGCTTCCCTCTCGAAGGTCATCCTGTCGACCGACGACGAGGCGATCGCGGAGACCGGCCGCGCGGCCGGTCTCGCCGTCCCGTTCCTGCGGCCGGCGGAGCTCGCCGAGGACGACACGCCGACTCTTCCGGTCGTCCAGCACGCTCTCCGCTGGCTCGAGCGCCACGGCGAGCGCTACGACGCCGTCTGCCTGCTCCAGCCGACGTCGCCTTTCCGGCGGCCCGCGACGATCGACGGCTGTGTCGCGCTCCTCGAGCGGTCGGGCGCGGATTCCGTGATCTCGGTCGTGCCGGTCCCGGCCGAGCACAACCCGCACTGGGTGTACTTCCGGTCCGACGACGGTCTGCTGCGGCTCTCGACGGGGGAGGCGTCGCCGATCCCGCGGCGCCAGGCGCTGCCGCCCGCCTGGTGCCGCGACGGCTCGGTCTACGTCGTGCGCGCGCAGATCGTGCTCGAGGGCGGGACGCTCTACGGGGACCGGGTCGCCGGCTGGATCTCGGAGGAGGACGACGTCGTGAACCTGGACGAGATGGACGACTGGAGACGCGCGGAGGCGATCGCCGCTCGCCGCGCGGGGAGCGCCGGGTGA